One Nicotiana tomentosiformis chromosome 1, ASM39032v3, whole genome shotgun sequence genomic window, tgttgttgttgtatgctcTTACGTACGGTAGTCGTAATTGTTTATTTGGGAATCTAAACCGAAAGAAAATGAATTAATGAATTCCCAATACCAAAGCTACACTCTTGTTTTTGTGGCAATTGATTTTTTAGAAGGTCTAAATCATACATTGAAATACCAAAGCTACACTCTTGTGTATAGGCATGTGAAAGAAGATTTGAACATCAAATTTGAAGTCATGAGGTAAATGGTGAAGTTTTCAAGATCATTATAAATCTAGTTGAAAACTCTTACATACATGACTAGAGGCATTAAATAGGCAGTTAAGATTAATTTAGACGGATCAAACGGGATTGGGTTAATAGACCGGCAATGACACACCAATCTAATTGAGTTTTTTGCTTGAAACAAGATGATTCGTTTAAAATTAGGCTAAAAGTTGAATTATAACACAACCCTTCCAACTTAAGCTATTTTTTCCATTTGTTCATTTTCAAAAAAATTAGCCTCAAATTCTAAAAGTTTATAAAGTAGTTATTTTTTCTACAAACATGTTGTATATACTAGTGCATATATACATATAGTTGTGTTCAATAGTACGTACTTCTTTATCGTGCTAGTGAATTTTTATCGAGCCAAAAATTTGTACAAGCACCTAGCACTAGTACGAGCGATTATTACTCTGTTATGTAAggcttcattttttattttgataccTAAGTTATGACTTAATATCAATTTTGGTCCTCAAATTATTTGATAAAACACGCTGACCTCCAATAATTAAATCAAGTTTGCGGCTTCGATCTAATCGCAAATAAAGGTAACGGGAGTTAGAAGTTACTACTTTTACCTTTTGAACTATTTAAAGGTCAAAATAGTATTTAGTAAATACTTATTCACATCGGGTGAGCAAACTAATTCAATTTATCATGATTAATTAGtttaataaagtaaaaatatatatttattaatcATAGTTTAGTGATTAAAGTAAATATGTAAATGTATTTttcatttctattgattttagtATAAATACCGGATGTTGATAAAATTTTACCATGCTAGCATTATAATACACCCTTTCTCAACGGATTCAAATTAATTCTCATCACTTAATTAATGACGTCAAATCGGTAATATTCCAACTTCACCAATATGATCTACTTCGATCAACTTGATAAGTTCGAAAGCATCACTTTTCATAGCAAGACTTAAGCTATCAGGCTTTTATGGACCAAACTCGAAAAAGGGAGGTGGGATGTTAGTAAATTAGCTTACCAAATGCACTTAACCCTCTAACTTGTTAAGGATTCTTGATTAAGTAATCTTAATCTTAAGTCTTTAGTGGTGATATCTATAAAGAAAAGGCTACACTTAGCTAGCTACTAATAtgatactttaaaaaaaaaaattgtcgaTTTTGGCCGGTTTCGATAGCACATGTTTATGCACATAAATAAACATTGGTAATGATGATGGCATGTTATAAATTTTGAGGAATTGTATATACTACTTCTTAAGCACCCTAAATCACTACTTTAAATAGTCCAACACCAAAAACCATTTGTGGCTATTAACTTTTTTTTTGCGGCGCATCTCCCTTTCCAACTCTTAAGTTCCCATCAAAGATCCAAGTCCTCAATATGAGGTTTGTTAATTATACAGTTTAAATCTTAATAATCTCACAGAGGTACTAATTAAGTATCCTGACTAGTATGATTGTACTAATTAATACTTAATAGTACCCCATTGGGACAGCTTGTATACGGTTACAAGATCCCCTTAATTCTTAGTGATCTAAATTTCAGATAAAGCAGAATCAATAAGGAAGAACATGTGTTTGGTCAAGAGGATTTCCTTTCATAGTTAGTGAGTATTCTTAGCTTAAAAGGCAAATCAACACTTGTTTTTACATGGAATTCTGTAGAGATATAAAATGTAGTTGAGGCATTTTATACATTGTGGTATTTAATATGTACTCTTCTAGATACATTTATTAGTTGGCTAGTTAGGACAACTTTGTATATATTAGACACAATGTGTAGACGGTAGACATAAGAAAAGAAATACATATTACAATTTCCCTCTCTACGATCTTTTGTCTCTCACTTTATATTTCCTCTCTTCTTCTCACTAGACCTTGCCTCCATTTCCATGGCAGATCTAGGTTAGTtttgacatggtatcagagcgggtcgaGTACGATTTGTAATCTAAAGTTTTTAGTTACTCTCAATATCTCCAAATCAAGTTCTCTCTTCTTCGATTTTCATCCTAGCCCTAATTTTTGAAAAATGACGAATTCAACTACGATGACGAGTGATTCTCCCCAAATTAGAGTCGGAACTTCACATGCAAGCGCTCTCGATTGCAACGACCCGTTGTTTGTTCATCCCTCAGACACGTCGGGGATTGCGTTGGTTCCTCCATTTTTTGGTCGGAACAGAAAATTACTCGAAATAGAGTCGCTCTATGAAAATGTCACTTTTGGTGAAGAACAAAATAGGTTTGATTGACGGAACCTGTACTAGGGAGAAGTATGGAGCAGATTCGTTCAGGTTACACTAGTGGGATTGATGTAATTCCATTGTACAATCGTGGATCATGAGTTCAGTAGCACAGGAGCTTAGGAAAGGAATTGTTTACTCCTCGAATCCACAAAAGGTTTGGGAAGCGTTTTGAGAAAGGCTTGACAAAGTAAACGCGGCTAAGGTGTATCACATGAACAGAGAGATTAGCAGTTTGACTCAAGGAATATCGAGTATATCAATCTATTACTCAAAGTTAGATGATCTCTGGGCTGAGTTTGAGTCAAGTATACCATTTTCTGGGTGCGATTGTGTAAAATCTAGAGAATTTGTTGAGTTTTTACGCCAACAAAAATTGATGAAGTTTCTAATAGGACTGAATGACACATATGCTCCACAAAAAAGCCAAATCCTGATGATGAATCCTACGCCTACAATTGATCAAGCTTATTCGATGTTAATCCAGGAAGAAAGGCAGAGATTGAATAGCAACTTAGGAGTGCAAAGTGGAATTCTAGGGAGTGCACCTATGGACGGAGAATTCAGTGCTATGATATCGATCAACACCTCCAATACAAGGCCTATGAGGAATGGGAACCTGAAGTGTGACTATTGCCACATGAAGGAACACACAAAAGAAAATTGCTACAAGTTGATTGGTTATCCAACAGGGCCcaagttcaacaacaacaataggagAAGAGGAGGTTGCAAAGGTGCTCTAGCAGTGGCACATAATGCAAATGTAAAGGCACAAGAGGAAATGTATACTACTGGGACAACAAACATTGGACATACAGGAGGTCTAGCATCTGCACCTATTTTTACTCATGAACAATATCAACAGATACTTATGTTACTAGACAAGAATAAAGAATCAGCTACAATAAAGATAGCAAATATGGCAGAGTCAGCTGCAAATGAGACAACTAACATGATAGGTAAATCTGTTACTAACTATGATTGTTCGATAATTGATTCTGGAGCCTCAAATCATATGGCTGGCTTCCTCCTTGCATTAGTTTTCTCACTCACAACCTATACCTTCTAATTCTAATTCTAATTCTAATTCTAATTCTGTGCATTTGCCTAATTGGGATAGTACTAAGATTACTCATTAAAGGTCTTGTTCTCTGCCCAATTCACAAGTCTTACATGATGTATTATATGTTTCACAATTTAAATACAACATGTTATCTGTCTCCAAATACACTAAGGATTTAAAGTGTTTAGTAGCTTTTTATCCTGATTTCTATATATTTCAGGACCTCTTCAGTGACAAAGTGAAGGGGATTTGTAATGAAAAGAATGGGTTGTACATTCTCAAACCTTGCACACCTGTCGCTCCTGCCTCCAAGTGTTTGTCCTCTTCTCTacagaataactcaaatattttgTGGCATCAAAGACTTGGTCATGCACCTCAAACTATTCTACTGAAAATTCCTGCAATTAGAAATCACTTGTCAAAGTTCAATGACTGTAGTTGTTCAATTTGTCATTTAGCTAAACAAACTAGGTTACCATTTCCTATTAGTACTCTTAAGTCTACTTCTGCATTTGAATTGGTGCATATGGATGTTTGAGGTCCATATAGAGTGTGTACCCATTATGACTTCAGATACTTTCTTacacttgttgatgattactctagaatAACTCGGACCTTCTTATTAAGAGTCAAAAGTGATGTATTTGTTGTTCTGAATGATTTCCTTCAACTGATTAAAAACCAATTTTCTTCCGGTGTTAAGACCTTTCGATCAGACAATGGTTATGAATTCTTTAATACACTTTGTTCAAACTCTTTTTAAATTCAAAGGAATTATACATCAAAATAGTTGTGTCCACACCCCTCAACAGAATAGGGTAGTGGAAAGGAAACATAGATACATTCTTGAAGTTAGTAGAGCCTTGAGATTTCAAGCCCACATTCCTTTAAAATACTGGGGTGAGTGTATTCTTGCAGCCACCTACATCATTAATAGATTACTTAGTAGTGTTTTGAATGGAAAGATTCCTTATAAGTTGTTCCATGGTCATCCTCCTAGACTACATCACATGAGAACTTTAGGATATTTGTCTTATGCCACAAGACCCTACTATAGTGATAAGTTCTCTGTCAAGTCTTAGCCTGCTATCTTCATGGGTTATTCCTTAAATCAAAAGGGTTACAGACTCTATGACATTGGGTCTGGAAATTCTTTGTCAACAAGAATGTTGTGTTCAAAGAACACATTTTTCCTTTCAAATTCCCAGATTCATTTCCTTCCTTCCAATGCATCTTCTCCTGCTCATTTTTATCCTGAGCCCCTTCTTAATCCTATCCCTGAACCTTCCTTTGATTCAGCTCCTCCAATTGAGTCTACACCTATCTCTCCTGATTCATCATCACCTGCTATCTCCTCTGAACATATGCCAACCTCTCCTGCCCCTTCTCTTACCTATCTTCCTCCTGTAACTACCACTCCTGATCAACCTATAAGGCCAGGAAGGGTAACCAGACCTTCTATTTGGTTAACTGATTATGTACATCCCCCTTACCTGCcacttcttcttcctcttcctatCCCATTCAACAATTTGTCTCCTACTCCCATCTACCTTCACACTTTCAGTcattccttctttttcttcagaCACTGAACCCTCTTCTTTCTCTCAAGCTAGTAAAGATGCTAGGTGGATTAAAGCCATGCAATTGGAAATTGAGGCTCTAGAGCAAAACCGCACATGGAAAATAGTGGATCTACCTGATGGTAAGGTCTCcattggttgcaaatgggtgtACAAGATTAAGTACAATGAAGATAGTTTAGTAGAGAGATTCAAAGCTAGACTAGTTGCTAAAGGCTACACACAACAAGAAGGTCTGGATTTTCATGACACCTTCTCCCCTGTGGCTAAGCTCACTACTGTAAGGACTGTAGTTGTTACTACATCCCTTAAGGGATGAGCTGTTTTCCAAATAGATATTCATAATACCTTCCTCAATAGTGACCTTGAGGAAGAGGTGTACATGTCCCTGCCCCAAGGTTTTAGTAGCTAGGGGGAGCATAGAGTATCATAGAGTATATAGGCTACTAAAATACTTATATGGTTTAAAACAGGCATCTAGTCAATAGAATTTAAAACTAATTCAAGCTCTCTTAGATTCTGATTTTGCTCAAAGCAAACATGATTATTCATTGTTTACCAAGGCTGACAAAAACAAGTTGTGCTGGTGCTGGTATGTGTAGATGACTTACTTGTAACAGAAAATGATCTAGAGGAGATTCAGAATACAAAGGTTGCATTACACCAGAAGTTCAAGTTAAAAGACCTAGGGGAGTTGAGGTACTTCCTAGGGATAGAATTTGCAAGGTCTATAGAGGGAATATTGATGTCACAAAGGAAATATGCACTAGAAATGATCTCAGGTGTGGGACTAGCAGGCTTAAATCCTAAAGATACACCTATGGAGCAGAATATAGAGCTTACAAGTACATAATTTGATGAAAGTATCAATGTTGGCACCTCTGATGAAGTACTGGAAGACATGGGGAGTTTCCAAAGGTTAATTGAAAAAATTTTGAACCTCACAATAAGCAGTCCAGACATTTCTTATGCAGTTCAGTGCCTAAGTTAGTTCATGCATGCACCCAAGAGATCTCATTATGAGGCAGCTCTACATGTAGTTAGATACATAAAAAGACAGCTAGGTCTAGGAATTCTCATGTCAAGCAAAGGGACACAACAGATTGAAGCTTACTGTGACTCTGATTGGGCATCTTATCCCATGTCAAGAAAATCTGTGACTGGCTATTGTATTAAGCTAGGAGATTCATTGATCTCTTGGAAAGCTAAGAAACAGAGTACTATCTCTAGAAgttctgcagaagcagaatatagaAGCAAGGCACACACAGTGGCAGGGCTAGTTTGGCTCAATGACTTGCTGAAGGAGTTAAGAATGGATGTGCAGTTGCCAATGAAGCTGCTT contains:
- the LOC138896844 gene encoding uncharacterized mitochondrial protein AtMg00810-like; the encoded protein is MQLEIEALEQNRTWKIVDLPDGKVSIGCKWVYKIKYNEDSLVERFKARLVAKGYTQQEDDLLVTENDLEEIQNTKVALHQKFKLKDLGELRYFLGIEFARSIEGILMSQRKYALEMISGVGLAGLNPKDTPMEQNIELTST